Proteins from a single region of Synchiropus splendidus isolate RoL2022-P1 chromosome 3, RoL_Sspl_1.0, whole genome shotgun sequence:
- the cldn15a gene encoding claudin-15a has translation MDPIVEVVALVLGFVGWVMVGIALPNRYWRTSTVDGNVITTSTIYENLWMSCATDSTGVHNCREFPSLLALNGYIQASRALMIISIVCGTFGLVSALIGIQCSKAGGENYVLKGRIAGTAGVFFLLQGLCTMIAVSWYAFNITQDFFNPLYAGTRYEIGEGLYIGWCSAILAIAGGACLTCSCKMATQEKYPLPYQSRGTAYSGPAPTRSVAASTYGRNAYV, from the exons ATGGATCCCATCGTGGAGGTAGTGGCTTTGGTACTGGGCTTCGTTGGCTGGGTGATGGTGGGCATTGCCCTGCCCAACCGCTACTGGAGGACCTCCACTGTGGACGGGAATGTCATCACCACCTCCACCATCTATGAGAACCTGTGGATGTCATGCGCTACAGATTCTACAGGCGTCCACAACTGCAGAGAGTTCCCCTCACTCCTTGCTTTAAATG GTTACATCCAGGCGTCTCGTGCCTTGATGATTATATCGATAGTGTGTGGAACCTTTGGACTGGTGTCAGCCTTGATAGGAATCCAGTGCTCCAAAGCTGGTGGGGAAAACTACGTCCTCAAAGGCAGAATTGCTGGCACTGCTGGAGTCTTCTTCCTGCTTCAAG GATTGTGCACAATGATCGCAGTTTCTTGGTACGCCTTCAACATcactcaggattttttcaaccCCCTCTACGCTGGGACACG GTACGAAATTGGTGAGGGTCTCTATATCGGCTGGTGTTCTGCTATTCTGGCCATCGCTGGGGGAGCCTGTCTCACCTGCTCCTGTAAGATGGCCACGCAGGAAAAATA cccTTTGCCTTACCAGAGCCGAGGTACAGCTTATTCTGGACCTGCACCGACCAGGAGTGTGGCTGCAAGCACTTACGGACGCAATGCTTACGTCTGA
- the dnajc3b gene encoding dnaJ homolog subfamily C member 3b yields MDSCRLTGLSGVLWSVSLLCVLLDLQLDGVLGATQAEIEQHLEMGRKLLAAGQLAEALSHYHSAVEGDSKNYLTYYKRAAVFLAMGKSKSALPDLTRAIQLKPDFLAARLQRGNILLKQGNTQEAREDFEAVLHRSPDHKEAQEQLMKANELEEMQEEAHLLNLQGEYSATVSVLERVIEISPWDPESRELRAECYIRMGDPQKAIQDLTPTTRLRNDNRAAFLKLSLLHYSLGEHHDSLNHIRECLKLDQDDKDCFSHYKQVKKLSKQLDAAEELIQQERYQDAILKYESVMKTEPKVQFYTNLAKERICHCLLKMRLAVDAIDACSEAHQRDPRNTNILRDRAEAYILNQDYEKAVEDYQEAREFNGDSNDIREGLERAQKLLKISRKRDYYKILGVSRSANKQEIIKAYRKLAQQWHPDNFQSETEKKEAEKKFIDIASAKEVLTDPEMRQKFDAGEDPLDPENQQGGGQGGHGWPFPFNPFESGGSFHFKFQ; encoded by the exons ATGGATTCGTGCCGGCTGACCGGGCTCAGCGGCGTCCTGTGGTCCGTGTCTTTGCTCTGTGTCCTTCTGGATCTGCAGCTGGACG gtGTCTTGGGGGCGACCCAGGCTGAAATTGAGCAGCACTTAGAAATGGGACGCAAACTTCTGGCTGCTGGCCAGCTCGCCGAAGCTCTGTCCCACTACCACTCTGCTGTGG AGGGTGACTCTAAGAATTACCTTACCTATTATAAGCGTGCTGCTGTATTCCTGGCCATGGGAAAGTCCAAATCAGCCCTACCTGACCTCACAAGAGCCATCCAGCTGAAGCCTGACTTCCTGGCT GCTCgactgcagagaggaaacatccTGCTAAAACAGGGCAATACCCAGGAGGCCAGGGAGGATTTTGAGGCTGTG ctTCACAGATCCCCTGACCACAAGGAGGCTCAGGAGCAGCTGATGAAAGCCAATGAGTTGGAGGAGATGCAGGAAGAGGCTCATCTGCTGAACCTTCAGGGAGAGTACAGCGCCACTGTCAGTGTGCTGGAACGAGTTATTGAG ATCTCACCCTGGGACCCAGAGTCACGTGAGCTTCGTGCAGAATGCTACATCAGAATGGGGGATCCGCAGAAAGCCATCCAGGACCTGACACCAACCACCCGCTTGCGCAACGACAACCGCGCTGCTTTTCTGAAGCTCAGCTTGCTGCATTACAGCCTGGGGGAACATCATGATTCTCTCAA TCACATCCGAGAGTGTCTGAAGTTGGACCAGGACGATAAAGACTGTTTCAGTCACTACAAGCAGGTGAAGAAGCTGAGCAAACAACTGGACGCGGCTGAAGAGCTCATCCAGCAAGAGCG GTACCAAGACGCCATCCTCAAGTATGAGTCTGTGATGAAGACCGAGCCCAAGGTCCAGTTCTACACTAACTTGGCAAAAGAGCGGATCTGCCACTGTCTGCTGAAG ATGAGGTTGGCCGTGGATGCGATTGATGCCTGTTCAGAAGCCCATCAGAGAGACCCTCGAAACACCAACATACTGAGAGACCGGGCAGAAGCTTACATCCTTAACCAGGACTATGAAAAAG CGGTGGAGGACTACCAGGAGGCCCGGGAGTTCAACGGTGACAGCAACGATATACGAGAAGGACTGGAACGAGCTCAGAAGCTACTGAAGATCTCTCGCAAGAGGGACTACTACAAGATCCTGGGAGTCAGCAG GAGCGCCAACAAGCAGGAGATCATCAAGGCGTACAGGAAGCTGGCGCAGCAGTGGCATCCAGACAACTTCCAGtcagagacagagaagaaggAGGCGGAGAAGAAGTTCATTGACATTGCGTCAGCTAAAGAGGTCCTCACAGATCCAG AAATGCGGCAGAAGTTTGATGCCGGCGAGGATCCTTTGGACCCAGAGAACCAGCAGGGTGGAGGACAAGGAGGACATGGGTGGCCTTTTCCCTTCAACCCATTTGAATCTGGAGGGAGCTTTCACTTCAAATTTCAATGA
- the naa38 gene encoding N-alpha-acetyltransferase 38, NatC auxiliary subunit, whose amino-acid sequence MATMIEENGPSTREQSAISSLQVRHKLEGLLNKNMRIRMTDGRTLVGLFLCTDRDCNVILGSAQEFLKSTDTFSQGEPRVLGLAMIPGHHVVSIEVEADSLEDTQGFGVNH is encoded by the exons ATGGCAACAATGATCGAGGAAAATGGCCCGTCGACtcgt GAACAGTCTGCAATCTCATCATTGCAAGTGAGACATAAATTGGAGGGACTTCTAAACAAGAACATGAGAATCCGCATGACAGATGGAAGGACCTTGGTGGGACTTTTCCTTTGTACAGACCGGGACTGCAACGTCATCCTCGGCTCTGCTCAGGAATTCCTCAAATCTAcag ATACCTTCTCTCAGGGTGAACCCCGAGTGCTGGGCTTAGCAATGATCCCTGGTCATCATGTGGTGTCGATCGAGGTGGAGGCAGACAGTTTAGAGGACACGCAAGGTTTTGGTGTGAACCATTGA